Proteins encoded within one genomic window of Panicum virgatum strain AP13 chromosome 1N, P.virgatum_v5, whole genome shotgun sequence:
- the LOC120656029 gene encoding syn-copalyl diphosphate synthase, chloroplastic-like — protein MQSSFTTPTAASPVTGFIMESLQSKAHAEAHKPVVEKTQHHKGEPGHIDEMISTFRAALRSAAGGALDVSPYDTAWVTLVRKLDGGEGPEFPLSIDWIARNQLPDGSWGDEAFFLVQDRLINTLACVIALKTWNVHSDKCNKGLSFIHENIKRLREDENRMLVAFEMTFTMLLEMAKDIGLDLPYDEPALQDIYAKRDLKLAMIPMDVLYSVPTALLFSLEGIPGLDWDRLFKLQSPDGSFSRAPAATAYALLQTGNKKCLEFLTDIVNKFNGGAPFIYPLELFERLWVVDRLERLGISSYFRSEIGSYLDYVYRHWSDEGIGSTWNSKVKDLDDTAMGIRLLRQHGYHVSIEALKCFEAKDFSFFQTTGFETTSQSVTAMYNVYRVADQAAFPGDDGVIQRAKAYSYAFLQQRRAAGDLNDKWIISSGLPSELAYGLDFPWKANLPRVQTRMYLEQYGGSKDVWIGKNLYRMNLVNNDLLLKLAKADFSNFQRQCRLECQGLERWCEKNNLEMYGVTPQSAVRAYFLAAANIFEPDRAAERLGWARTAVIAQAISSCFLSSNPHVTESMLEELNSELTSEGHNLARHGEKYSTTENSLLNALHELINLFAPGEDASNNLREAWKSWLIELTRNGGHESCEGNTALLLVRIVEIYSGRHCSANQNLKLSEYSQLEKLTSSICSKLGSRTLSQVNRNGTTTENTENLEQQVDQEMQELAQCVFQTCDAISRVTKETFLHVTRTYYYVAHSSSETIDSHISKVIFEDVMGSPN, from the exons atgcAGAGCTCATTCACAACACCCACTGCTGCGTCCCCGGTAACAG GGTTCATCATGGAGTCACTACAGAGCAAAGCACATGCGGAAGCTCACAAACCAGTTGTTGAGAAGACACAACATCATAAG GGTGAGCCAGGACACATCGATGAAATGATTAGCACCTTCAGAGCTGCGCTGAGGTCTGCGGCAGGCGGCGCTCTCGATGTCTCACCATACGACACGGCGTGGGTCACGCTTGTGAGAAAGTTGGATGGTGGAGAAGGCCCGGAGTTCCCCTTGTCCATCGACTGGATCGCTAGGAACCAGCTCCCAGATGGCTCATGGGGCGATGAAGCCTTCTTCTTAGTCCAAGACAGGCTCATCAACACCTTGGCTTGTGTCATCGCTCTGAAAACTTGGAATGTTCATAGCGACAAGTGCAACAAAG GCTTGTCGTTTATCCATGAAAATATAAAGAGACTACGTGAGGATGAGAATCGGATGCTGGTCGCTTTTGAGATGACTTTCACAATGCTGCTAGAGATGGCCAAGGATATAGGCCTTGACTTGCCTTATGATGAGCCTGCATTGCAAGACATATATGCAAAAAGAGATCTAAAACTCGCAAT GATTCCTATGGATGTACTGTACTCCGTACCAACAGCTCTGCTTTTTTCCTTAGAGGGAATTCCTGGATTAGACTGGGATAGGTTATTCAAACTCCAGTCTCCAGATGGCTCCTTTTCGAGGGCACCAGCTGCGACAGCTTATGCTCTTTTGCAGACAGGCAACAAGAAATGCCTCGAGTTCCTTACCGATATCGTCAACAAGTTCAACGGGGGAG CACCCTTTATCTATCCCTTGGAGCTGTTCGAACGCTTATGGGTTGTCGATCGGTTGGAGCGGCTGGGCATATCCTCCTACTTCAGGAGCGAAATTGGCAGCTATTTAGACTACGTTTACAG GCACTGGAGCGATGAAGGCATAGGTTCTACCTGGAACAGCAAGGTGAAGGACCTCGATGACACGGCCATGGGTATCCGTCTCCTCCGGCAGCACGGGTACCACGTCTCTATTG AGGCCTTAAAGTGTTTCGAGGCGAaggatttttccttttttcaaaCGACGGGTTTCGAGACGACCAGCCAGTCGGTGACCGCGATGTACAACGTGTACCGCGTTGCCGACCAGGCCGCCTTCCCCGGCGATGACGGTGTTATCCAGCGGGCCAAGGCCTACAGCTACGCATTCCTCCAGCAGAGGcgagccgccggcgacctcaacGACAAGTGGATCATCTCCTCAGGTCTGCCCAGTGAGCTCGCCTATGGCCTCGACTTCCCCTGGAAGGCAAATCTGCCACGCGTCCAGACTAGGATGTATCTTGAGCAGTACGGTGGCAGTAAAGATGTGTGGATCGGGAAGAACCTTTACAG GATGAATCTAGTCAACAACGATCTGTTACTCAAGTTGGCAAAGGCCGATTTCAGCAACTTCCAGAGACAGTGCCGGCTTGAGTGTCAGGGCCTCGAAAG GTGGTGTGAGAAAAACAATCTTGAAATGTATGGGGTGACTCCACAGAGCGCTGTGAGAGCCTACTTCCTGGCAGCAGCCAACATCTTTGAACCAGACcgagcggcggagcggctgGGATGGGCGCGCACAGCGGTGATTGCCCAGGCCATCTCTTCCTGCTTCCTGAGCAGCAACCCTCATGTTACTGAAAGCATGCTGGAAGAGCTCAATAGTGAACTCACTAGTGAAGGCCACAATCTTGCAAG GCATGGAGAGAAGTATTCGACGACGGAGAATAGCCTCCTCAATGCACTTCATGAGCTGATCAATCTCTTTGCACCTGGAGAAGATGCTTCCAACAATCTCCGCGAAGCT TGGAAGTCATGGCTGATAGAATTGACCAGGAACGGTGGTCATGAATCATGTGAAGGAAACACAGCACTATTGTTAGTTCGCATAGTGGAGATCTATTCAGGGAGACACTGTTCAGCCAACCAGAATCTGAAGCTTTCCGAGTATTCCCAGCTTGAGAAGCTTACCTCTTCCATCTGCAGCAAACTTGGCTCTAGGACTCTTTCTCAG GTCAATCGGAATGGAACAACCACGGAGAACACTGAGAATTTAGAACAGCAAGTAGATCAGGAGATGCAAGAGCTTGCTCAATGTGTTTTTCAGACCTGCGACGCTATAAGCAGGGTGACCAAGGAGACATTTCTCCATGTGACTAGGACCTACTACTACGTTGCTCATTCTTCATCTGAAACAATCGACAGTCACATCTCCAAGGTTATATTTGAGGATGTCATGGGCAGTCCCAACTAA
- the LOC120656030 gene encoding protein FAR1-RELATED SEQUENCE 5-like: MSQVEPAAAGADRAGEGAVMPHDEGVGGGGGGDVATTEAQVAVVVSTSGDERRVEYGDDADNEGEEAATVQGSKEGTEELLRKVLYSEEAAYKLYCDYGHRMGFSIRKGKQTYFTGTKRIRTKDYFCSKEGLKEGEKLTDANFNDPHTRTNCRAMVRFRVNDHGEWKVIRLVSDHNHNLARPEERHLLRSARSLIAGRSSSVDAMVYAGYQVHDGAPQLPAGSTSAANNVENSKQHLLLGYGTMAKMLAVGTGDLQSLVSYLKGRANEDGMFYWDVQLDQSGRMTNFFWRDGRSRIDYDCFSDVVVFDSTYRLSKQNLICAPFVGVNHHWQTTMYGCALLADESMSAFVWLFKSFLESMGNRHPQSIFTNLDQVVSKAIEDVFPDTCHRIAHWHIQKNAHSRLGAHNVSKVFNKMFTKCIQGCDSETEFEETWAQMIHEFKLQDNKWLKKLYKLKKKWCSALNKCTFDGGVEYEPQCDSMNNIFNSVADKSTSLSAIAVAVDKLSEDWREKELEEDTRCLQKPPACIIKHSDILNHAAKVYTHRIYKLFETDFLDGCGATKFKELPCEDNNTHQFEMTMQGRGSRVCTVRLNMSTMEISCSCSKFETMGLLCSHALKALTIKNICKIPESYILKRWTKDVKKWVFNPKQCESSYQECMNDDAAYCNYVMRYAYDLVTKSQGQEELRKALWETLENGEKELEKYLGNGTQYAPSYAA; this comes from the coding sequence ATGTCGCAagtcgagcccgccgccgccggcgcagacCGGGCCGGCGAGGGGGCAGTCATGCCGCACGACGAAggtgttggcggcggcggtggcggcgatgtgGCCACCACGGAAGCGCAAGTGGCTGTGGTCGTTTCCACCTCCGGCGACGAGAGGCGGGTGGAGTACGGCGACGATGCAGATAACGAGGGGGAGGAGGCTGCGACGGTGCAGGGAAGCAAGGAAGGCACGGAGGAGCTGCTCCGGAAGGTGTTGTACAGTGAAGAGGCCGCCTACAAGCTCTATTGCGACTATGGCCACCGGATGGGGTTCAGCATCCGGAAAGGGAAGCAGACCTACTTCACCGGCACCAAGCGGATACGGACTAAGGACTACTTCTGCTCCAAGGAGGGGCTCAAGGAAGGAGAGAAGCTCACCGATGCAAATTTCAATGACCCGCATACCAGGACCAACTGCAGGGCCATGGTGCGGTTCAGGGTGAATGATCATGGGGAGTGGAAGGTTATCCGGTTGGTCTCTGATCATAACCACAACCTGGCAAGGCCAGAGGAACGGCACCTTTTGCGGTCTGCAAGGTCGCTTATAGCAGGGCGGTCGAGTTCTGTTGATGCGATGGTATACGCCGGGTATCAGGTACATGATGGTGCTCCACAATTGCCTGCAGGTAGTACTAGTGCAGCCAACAATGTGGAGAATTCAAAGCAGCATTTGCTTCTTGGCTACGGTACTATGGCAAAGATGCTGGCCGTAGGGACTGGAGACCTGCAGAGCCTTGTGAGCTACCTGAAAGGCAGAGCAAATGAAGATGGCATGTTCTACTGGGATGTTCAATTGGACCAAAGTGGTCGGATGACTAATTTCTTTTGGCGTGATGGGAGAAGCAGGATCGACTATGACTGTTTCAGTGACGTGGTTGTGTTCGATTCAACTTACCGCTTGAGCAAACAGAACTTGATATGCGCTCCTTTTGTTGGTGTGAACCACCATTGGCAGACCACTATGTATGGCTGTGCCCTCTTAGCTGACGAGTCAATGTCAGCTTTTGTGTGGCTGTTCAAATCTTTCTTGGAGTCCATGGGTAACCGGCATCCTCAATCCATTTTCACCAATCTTGATCAAGTTGTGTCAAAAGCAATTGAGGATGTTTTTCCAGATACATGCCATCGCATTGCTCATTGGCACATCCAAAAGAATGCCCATTCTCGTCTTGGTGCACATAATGTTTCAAAAGTGTTCAATAAGATGTTCACCAAATGCATACAGGGATGTGACTCAGAAACAGAGTTTGAGGAAACATGGGCCCAAATGATCCATGAATTTAAGCTGCAGGATAATAAGTGGCTTAAGAAATTGTATAAGCTCAAGAAGAAGTGGTGTAGTGCTCTTAACAAGTGCACCTTTGATGGTGGGGTCGAATATGAACCACAATGTGATAGTATGAATAACATATTCAATAGTGTTGCTGATAAATCGACATCTCTTTCTGCAATTGCTGTTGCTGTGGATAAATTATCTGAAGATTGGAGGGAAAAAGAATTGGAGGAGGATACACGATGTTTGCAAAAGCCACCTGCTTGTATCATAAAACACAGTGACATTTTGAATCACGCTGCAAAAGTTTATACACATAGAATCTACAAGCTGTTTGAGACAGATTTTCTCGACGGGTGTGGTGCCACAAAATTCAAGGAGCTTCCATGTGAAGATAATAACACACATCAATTTGAGATGACCATGCAAGGGCGAGGATCAAGAGTCTGCACAGTACGTCTCAATATGTCTACAATGGAAATAAGTTGCAGCTGCAGTAAATTTGAGACAATGGGTTTACTTTGCTCGCATGCTCTGAAAGCTCTTACTATCAAGAATATATGCAAAATTCCAGAAAGCTATATACTGAAGCGGTGGACCAAGGATGTGAAGAAGTGGGTTTTTAACCCAAAACAATGCGAGTCATCATATCAGGAATGCATGAATGATGATGCTGCATACTGCAACTATGTTATGCGTTATGCTTATGACCTTGTGACAAAGAGCCAAGGGCAGGAGGAATTGAGGAAAGCCTTGTGGGAGACTCTTGAGAATGGTGAGAAAGAATTGGAGAAATACCTAGGAAATGGTACACAATATGCACCTTCTTATGCTGCTTGA